The following coding sequences are from one Streptomyces sp. NBC_01232 window:
- a CDS encoding uracil-DNA glycosylase, whose protein sequence is MLPESWLPVLGGELDQPYFKELTEFVEKERANGPVYPPREQVFAALEATPFDRVKVLVLGQDPYHGAGQGHGLCFSVQPGVKTPPSLRNIYKEMKEELGLPVPDNGYLMPWAEQGVLLLNAVLTVREAEPNSHKGKGWEKFTDAVIRAVSERPDPAVFVLWGAYAQKKLPLIDEERHVVVKGAHPSPLSAKKFFGSRPFTQIDEAIAAQGHEPIDWRIPDLG, encoded by the coding sequence ATGCTGCCCGAGTCCTGGCTCCCCGTCCTCGGCGGAGAGCTGGACCAGCCCTACTTCAAAGAGCTCACCGAGTTCGTCGAGAAGGAACGGGCGAACGGGCCGGTCTACCCGCCCCGCGAGCAGGTGTTCGCGGCCCTGGAGGCCACTCCCTTCGACCGGGTGAAGGTGCTCGTCCTCGGCCAGGACCCGTACCACGGCGCCGGCCAGGGCCACGGCCTGTGCTTCTCCGTGCAGCCCGGGGTCAAGACCCCGCCCTCGCTGCGCAACATCTACAAGGAGATGAAGGAGGAGCTCGGTCTGCCGGTCCCGGACAACGGATACCTGATGCCGTGGGCCGAGCAGGGAGTCCTGCTGCTCAACGCGGTGCTCACGGTCCGGGAGGCCGAGCCCAATTCGCACAAGGGCAAGGGCTGGGAGAAGTTCACCGACGCCGTGATCCGCGCGGTGTCCGAGCGGCCCGACCCGGCCGTCTTCGTCCTGTGGGGCGCGTACGCCCAGAAGAAGCTCCCGCTGATCGACGAGGAGCGGCACGTGGTCGTCAAGGGCGCCCACCCCTCCCCGCTGTCGGCCAAGAAGTTCTTCGGGTCCCGGCCCTTCACGCAGATCGACGAGGCCATCGCCGCCCAGGGCCATGAGCCGATCGACTGGCGGATTCCCGACCTCGGCTGA
- a CDS encoding ABC transporter substrate-binding protein, translating to MFNRTRCLQITAALASISLLAGCGLLSEDDGDDKKRIVVGTTSAPSTLDPAAAWDGSWELYRNVYQTLLAFPTGSSKPQPDAAQSCEFTDAASQAYRCTLRKGLKFSNGEPLDAKAVKHSLDRIRTIGSKVGPKDLFGTLDKIETPDAATVVFHLNTSDATFPYVLGSPAASLVAPKDYPADKVREGDKITGSGPYVLDSYKEGAEAVLTKNPNYTGFADRRNNGVTIRYFADSPKMVSALKSKEVDATYRGLTAAEITDLQTPAAQAQGVQVVENVGAEIRYLVFNPKDQTVAKLAVRQAIAQIVDRGALVSKVYQGTAEPLYSMVPKGVVGHKTPFYDKYGAADVAKARKILKDAGITTPVDLTFWYTTDRYGSSTADEFTELKRQLDESNLFRITLRSQPWKTFQTGYKSGEYPIFGRGWFPDFPDPDNFIAPFVGKENAVGTAYEANEILTELLPKSRRESDRSAGVQQFERAQQIFADDVRLLPLWQGKLHVAAREDIAGSERALDPQTVMQMWEFYRKTSW from the coding sequence GTGTTCAACCGGACCAGATGCCTGCAGATCACTGCGGCCCTTGCGTCCATATCCCTGCTCGCCGGATGCGGCCTGCTGTCGGAGGACGACGGCGACGATAAGAAGAGGATCGTTGTCGGTACCACGAGCGCACCGAGCACCCTCGATCCCGCGGCTGCGTGGGACGGCTCCTGGGAGCTGTACCGGAACGTCTACCAGACCCTGCTGGCCTTCCCGACGGGTTCCAGCAAGCCCCAGCCGGACGCGGCCCAGAGCTGCGAATTCACCGACGCTGCGAGCCAGGCCTACCGGTGCACCCTGCGCAAGGGCCTGAAGTTCTCCAACGGCGAGCCGCTCGACGCCAAGGCGGTCAAGCACTCCCTCGACCGGATCAGGACCATCGGCTCCAAGGTCGGCCCGAAGGACCTCTTCGGCACCCTCGACAAGATCGAGACCCCGGACGCGGCGACGGTCGTCTTCCACCTGAACACCTCGGACGCCACCTTCCCCTACGTCCTCGGCTCGCCCGCGGCCTCCCTCGTCGCGCCCAAGGACTACCCGGCCGACAAGGTCCGCGAGGGCGACAAGATCACCGGGTCGGGCCCGTACGTGCTCGACTCGTACAAGGAGGGCGCCGAGGCGGTCCTCACCAAGAACCCGAACTACACCGGCTTCGCCGACCGGCGTAACAACGGGGTGACCATCCGCTACTTCGCGGACTCCCCGAAGATGGTCTCGGCGCTGAAGTCCAAGGAGGTCGACGCCACCTACCGAGGCCTGACGGCCGCGGAGATCACGGACCTCCAGACCCCCGCGGCCCAGGCCCAGGGCGTCCAGGTCGTCGAGAACGTCGGCGCCGAGATCCGCTACCTGGTCTTCAACCCCAAGGACCAGACGGTCGCCAAGCTCGCGGTCCGCCAGGCCATCGCCCAGATCGTCGACCGCGGCGCGCTCGTCTCCAAGGTCTACCAGGGCACCGCCGAGCCGCTGTACTCGATGGTCCCCAAGGGCGTCGTCGGCCACAAGACGCCCTTCTACGACAAGTACGGCGCCGCGGACGTCGCCAAGGCCCGCAAGATCCTCAAGGACGCCGGGATCACCACGCCCGTCGACCTGACCTTCTGGTACACCACCGACCGGTACGGTTCGTCCACCGCCGACGAGTTCACCGAGCTCAAGCGGCAGCTGGACGAGAGCAACCTCTTCCGGATCACCCTGCGCAGCCAGCCCTGGAAGACCTTCCAGACCGGCTACAAGAGCGGCGAGTACCCGATCTTCGGCCGTGGCTGGTTCCCCGACTTCCCGGACCCGGACAACTTCATCGCACCGTTCGTCGGCAAGGAGAACGCGGTCGGCACCGCGTACGAGGCCAACGAGATCCTGACCGAGCTGCTGCCCAAATCGCGCCGCGAGAGCGACCGCTCGGCCGGCGTCCAGCAGTTCGAGCGGGCGCAGCAGATCTTCGCCGACGACGTCCGGCTGCTGCCCCTGTGGCAGGGCAAGCTGCACGTCGCGGCACGTGAGGACATCGCGGGCTCCGAGCGTGCGCTGGACCCGCAGACCGTCATGCAGATGTGGGAGTTCTACCGCAAGACCAGCTGGTAG
- a CDS encoding SDR family oxidoreductase — protein sequence MTYSGIDSGRVALITGASRGIGYGIAEALVARGDRLCITGRNEEALKEAVERLGADRVIGVAGKAHDEAHQAIAVERTMEAFGRVDFLVNNAGTNPVFGPIADLDLGVARKVFETNVISALGFAQRTWHAWQKDNGGAIVNIASIAGVSASPFIGAYGMSKAAMVNLTLQLAHEMAPGVRVNAIAPAVVRTKFAQALYEGREQEAAAAYPLGRLGLPEDIGGAAAFLTSAQAEWITGQTLVVDGGMFLNAGVH from the coding sequence ATGACGTACAGCGGTATCGACAGCGGCAGGGTCGCACTGATCACCGGAGCGAGCCGGGGCATCGGCTACGGCATCGCGGAGGCGCTGGTCGCCCGCGGTGACCGGCTCTGCATCACCGGGCGCAACGAGGAGGCCCTCAAGGAGGCCGTCGAGCGCCTCGGTGCGGACCGGGTGATCGGGGTCGCCGGCAAGGCGCACGACGAGGCCCACCAGGCCATCGCCGTCGAGCGCACGATGGAGGCCTTCGGCCGCGTCGACTTCCTGGTGAACAACGCGGGCACGAATCCGGTCTTCGGGCCGATCGCGGACCTGGACCTCGGGGTCGCGCGGAAGGTCTTCGAGACCAACGTGATCTCGGCGCTCGGCTTCGCCCAGCGGACCTGGCACGCGTGGCAGAAGGACAACGGCGGGGCGATCGTGAACATCGCCTCCATCGCCGGCGTCTCCGCCTCGCCCTTCATCGGCGCGTACGGGATGAGCAAGGCCGCCATGGTCAACCTCACCCTCCAGCTCGCGCACGAGATGGCGCCCGGGGTCCGGGTGAACGCGATTGCCCCCGCGGTGGTCAGGACGAAGTTCGCGCAGGCGCTCTACGAGGGCCGCGAGCAGGAGGCCGCGGCGGCCTATCCGCTCGGCCGGCTGGGGCTCCCGGAGGACATCGGCGGGGCGGCGGCCTTCCTCACATCTGCACAAGCGGAATGGATCACCGGGCAAACTCTCGTCGTCGATGGCGGGATGTTCCTCAATGCCGGGGTCCACTGA
- a CDS encoding ATP-grasp domain-containing protein: MARLLMLGAGIDIYRKYILETLHARGDDVALIDTVPRPWTEPFVRAGVKVDLRDRDAVGEAALSLHRDAPFDGVLTYDEAQVELTAYVAALLGLPGLSPGAAARCRDKRAMRAAFEAAGVPSARSVLVDDAEGAAAAAAGLGYPVVVKPRNLGGSIGVVRADDERELRAVFKVAAEAGFARIDPEPGVLVEQYLDGPEYSVESVVRDGRVLVCGITDKTVGFAPYFEELGHVCRAPGTGPHDQQLIDTAVAAHRALGITVGATHSELRMTADGPRMIEVAARLGGDQIPYVHRLASGVDMVALTVEALTGGAGTESDRTESARTQSARAEADADLWADTDPGRVRPGVAGIRMLYPQHDGVVRALGAPEPAGHLWHEMVWHVEEGRHVQLPPRGFLSRLGHVIARADDERQLRVRLDAAVASLRIEIEAAPAPGDLA; encoded by the coding sequence ATGGCGCGGCTTCTGATGCTCGGTGCGGGCATCGACATCTACCGCAAGTACATCCTGGAAACCCTGCATGCCCGCGGGGACGACGTGGCACTGATCGACACCGTGCCGCGGCCTTGGACCGAGCCCTTCGTCCGCGCGGGCGTCAAGGTGGATCTGCGGGACCGGGACGCGGTCGGCGAGGCGGCCCTGTCGCTGCACAGGGACGCGCCCTTCGACGGCGTACTGACCTACGACGAGGCGCAGGTGGAGCTGACGGCGTATGTCGCGGCACTGCTGGGGCTGCCCGGGCTGTCGCCCGGGGCGGCGGCGCGGTGCCGGGACAAGCGGGCGATGCGGGCCGCCTTCGAGGCCGCCGGTGTGCCGTCGGCCCGCAGCGTGCTCGTCGACGACGCGGAGGGCGCCGCGGCCGCCGCCGCAGGACTCGGCTACCCGGTGGTGGTCAAGCCCCGCAACCTGGGCGGCAGCATCGGGGTCGTCCGCGCCGACGACGAGCGCGAACTGCGCGCGGTGTTCAAGGTCGCGGCGGAGGCCGGTTTCGCGCGCATCGACCCGGAGCCGGGGGTGCTGGTCGAGCAGTACCTCGACGGACCGGAGTACAGCGTGGAGTCCGTCGTCAGGGACGGCCGGGTGCTCGTCTGCGGGATCACGGACAAGACGGTGGGGTTCGCGCCCTACTTCGAGGAGCTGGGGCACGTCTGCCGGGCCCCGGGGACAGGGCCCCACGACCAGCAGCTCATCGATACGGCGGTAGCCGCCCACCGCGCCCTCGGCATCACCGTCGGCGCCACCCACAGTGAGCTCAGGATGACCGCGGACGGACCTCGGATGATCGAGGTGGCGGCGCGGCTTGGCGGCGACCAGATCCCGTACGTCCACCGGCTGGCCTCGGGCGTCGACATGGTCGCCCTCACCGTGGAGGCGCTGACCGGCGGTGCCGGGACGGAGAGTGACCGGACGGAGAGTGCCCGGACGCAGAGTGCCCGGGCCGAGGCGGACGCGGACCTCTGGGCGGACACCGACCCCGGCCGGGTCCGCCCGGGAGTCGCCGGGATCCGGATGCTCTACCCGCAGCACGACGGTGTGGTCCGCGCGCTCGGGGCACCCGAACCCGCCGGCCACCTCTGGCACGAGATGGTCTGGCACGTGGAGGAAGGGCGGCACGTCCAGCTGCCCCCGCGCGGCTTCCTCAGCAGGCTGGGCCACGTCATCGCGCGGGCGGACGACGAACGGCAGCTGCGGGTGCGTCTCGATGCCGCCGTCGCGTCCCTGCGTATCGAAATCGAGGCAGCACCGGCACCGGGCGACCTTGCCTGA
- a CDS encoding DUF3037 domain-containing protein, with the protein MTKRDVFEYALVRVVPRMERGECFNAGVIVYCRAHTYVAARTHLDEAKLLALDPGADVAGVRAALRGVEGVCSGGADAGQAAGDDAGRRFRWLIAPRSTVVQPGPVHTGLTADPAAEVERLLDLLVR; encoded by the coding sequence GTGACCAAGCGGGACGTGTTCGAGTACGCGCTGGTGCGCGTGGTGCCCCGGATGGAACGGGGCGAGTGCTTCAACGCCGGTGTGATCGTCTACTGCCGGGCGCACACGTACGTCGCCGCGCGCACCCACCTCGACGAGGCAAAGCTCCTCGCGCTGGACCCCGGGGCCGACGTGGCCGGGGTACGGGCCGCGCTGCGCGGGGTCGAGGGCGTGTGCAGCGGCGGAGCCGATGCGGGACAGGCGGCCGGTGACGATGCGGGACGGCGGTTCCGCTGGCTGATCGCCCCGCGCAGCACCGTGGTGCAGCCGGGCCCGGTGCACACCGGCCTGACGGCCGATCCGGCGGCGGAGGTGGAGCGGCTGCTGGACCTGCTGGTCCGCTGA
- a CDS encoding HipA family kinase has protein sequence MLTEVTATRYVTPLREGGSLPGIVEADDLGTYVMKFTGAGQGRKTLVAEVICGRLAQRLGLRVPRLVQMQLDPVIGLGEPDQEVQELLKASGGLNLGMDYLPGSIGFDPLAYQVDPVEAGRVVWFDALINNVDRSWRNPNMLVWHGDAWLIDHGATMIWHHNWPTAAAAAAKPYNASDHVLAPVGPDIAAAAAALAPLVTEELLTEVAADVPDEWLVDEPGFDTTDALRRAYAEVLLPRAATIHERISMEAEVKAPAGPPGWLTDHLPEWPHKTHRKKSDSE, from the coding sequence ATGCTGACCGAAGTCACAGCGACCCGTTACGTCACGCCCCTGCGTGAGGGCGGCTCGCTCCCGGGAATCGTCGAGGCCGACGATCTCGGTACCTACGTCATGAAATTCACCGGAGCGGGCCAGGGCCGCAAGACCCTGGTCGCCGAGGTCATCTGCGGCCGGCTGGCCCAGCGGCTGGGGCTGAGGGTCCCGCGGCTGGTGCAGATGCAGCTCGACCCCGTGATCGGGCTCGGCGAGCCCGATCAGGAGGTCCAGGAGCTGCTCAAGGCCAGCGGCGGGCTCAACCTCGGCATGGACTACCTGCCCGGCTCGATCGGCTTCGACCCGCTCGCCTACCAGGTGGACCCGGTCGAGGCGGGTCGCGTGGTCTGGTTCGACGCCCTCATCAACAACGTCGACCGGTCCTGGCGCAACCCGAACATGCTCGTCTGGCACGGGGACGCCTGGCTCATCGACCACGGCGCCACCATGATCTGGCACCACAACTGGCCCACCGCCGCGGCCGCGGCCGCCAAGCCGTACAACGCCTCCGACCACGTACTGGCCCCCGTGGGCCCGGACATCGCCGCCGCGGCCGCCGCGCTCGCGCCGCTGGTGACCGAGGAACTCCTCACGGAGGTCGCCGCCGACGTCCCCGACGAATGGCTGGTCGACGAGCCGGGCTTCGACACCACCGACGCGCTGCGCCGCGCCTATGCGGAGGTGTTGCTGCCGCGCGCGGCCACGATCCACGAGAGGATCTCCATGGAGGCCGAGGTGAAGGCGCCCGCCGGACCGCCCGGCTGGCTCACCGACCACCTGCCCGAATGGCCCCACAAGACGCACCGGAAGAAGAGCGACAGCGAGTGA
- the fabG gene encoding 3-oxoacyl-ACP reductase FabG, which yields MSTTEQRVAIVTGGARGIGAATAVRLAAEGRAVAVLDLDEAACKDTVEAITAAGGKALAVGCDVSDGAQVEAAVARVASELGAPTILVNNAGVLRDNLLFKMSETDWDTVMNVHLRGAFLMSKACQKYMVEAKFGRIVNLSSSSALGNRGQVNYSAAKAGLQGFTKTLAIELGKFGVTANAVAPGFIVTEMTAQTAARVGMGFEDFQAAAATQIPVQRVGRPDDIANAIAFFTGEAAGFVSGQVMYVAGGPLS from the coding sequence ATGTCCACCACCGAGCAGCGCGTCGCGATCGTGACCGGAGGGGCCCGGGGCATCGGCGCGGCCACCGCCGTACGCCTGGCCGCCGAGGGCCGCGCCGTCGCCGTACTCGACCTCGACGAGGCGGCCTGCAAGGACACCGTCGAGGCCATCACGGCGGCCGGCGGCAAGGCCCTGGCGGTCGGCTGCGACGTCTCCGACGGGGCGCAGGTGGAGGCTGCCGTCGCGCGCGTCGCGAGCGAGCTCGGCGCCCCGACCATCCTGGTCAACAATGCGGGTGTGCTGCGCGACAACCTGCTGTTCAAGATGAGCGAGACCGACTGGGACACGGTCATGAACGTGCACCTGCGCGGCGCCTTCCTGATGTCCAAGGCCTGTCAGAAGTACATGGTGGAGGCCAAGTTCGGCCGCATCGTGAACCTCTCCAGCAGCTCGGCGCTCGGCAACCGCGGCCAGGTCAACTACTCCGCCGCGAAGGCCGGTCTGCAGGGCTTCACCAAGACCCTCGCCATCGAGCTCGGCAAGTTCGGCGTCACCGCCAACGCCGTCGCCCCCGGGTTCATCGTCACCGAGATGACCGCCCAGACGGCCGCCCGCGTCGGCATGGGCTTCGAGGACTTCCAGGCGGCCGCCGCCACCCAGATCCCGGTCCAGCGCGTCGGCCGTCCGGACGACATCGCCAACGCCATCGCCTTCTTCACCGGCGAGGCCGCGGGCTTCGTCTCCGGCCAGGTCATGTACGTGGCCGGCGGCCCGCTCAGCTGA
- the lnt gene encoding apolipoprotein N-acyltransferase has translation MITMPKGWWSPRWRAPAALAAGALPALAFPAPALWWFAYVALVPWMLLLRSAPTGRRAALEGWLGGAGFILAVHHWLLPSLHVFLLPVAALLGLLWIPWALLVRELLGGVPAAGRAWCALVLVPAGWLLSELVRSWQGLGGPWGLLGASQWQVTPALRLASVGGVWLVSLLVVAVNCALVLLIAVPGARIPAVAGVTGCVVLTGVVWVWAARPAETGTLRVAVVQPGPVPDGPDSAERRFDLGERLTRPLAGQRVDLVVWGESSVGADLTARPDLARRLAALSAEVGAPLLVNVDARRADRPGIQKSAVLVGPQGLTGDRYDKMRLVPFGEYVPARALFGWATSVGRAAGEDRVRGDTPVVMDLPGRADGPAGVRVGPLVCFESAFPDMSRRLTRDGASLLVAQSATSSFQESWAPAQHASLAALRAAENGRPMVHATLTGISVVNGPSGARIGAALPTSASTAAVYEVPLARGTTPYVRFGDWPVAASLAALAVYCAVAGGRSLRRPAPEPSPPPSRTARG, from the coding sequence ATGATCACGATGCCCAAGGGGTGGTGGTCCCCTCGATGGCGCGCGCCCGCCGCGCTCGCCGCCGGGGCACTGCCCGCCCTCGCCTTCCCCGCCCCCGCCCTCTGGTGGTTCGCCTACGTCGCCCTCGTGCCCTGGATGCTGCTGCTGCGGTCTGCCCCCACCGGACGGCGGGCGGCCCTGGAGGGCTGGCTGGGCGGCGCCGGGTTCATCCTGGCCGTCCACCACTGGCTGCTGCCCAGCCTGCACGTGTTCCTGCTCCCGGTGGCCGCGCTGCTCGGGCTGCTCTGGATCCCCTGGGCACTCCTGGTGCGGGAGCTCCTCGGCGGGGTCCCGGCCGCGGGCCGGGCCTGGTGCGCGCTCGTCCTCGTGCCTGCGGGGTGGCTGCTGTCGGAGCTGGTCCGGTCCTGGCAGGGGCTGGGCGGGCCGTGGGGCCTGCTGGGGGCGAGCCAGTGGCAGGTGACGCCCGCGCTGCGGCTGGCCTCGGTGGGCGGGGTATGGCTGGTCAGCCTGCTGGTGGTGGCGGTGAACTGTGCGCTGGTGCTGCTGATCGCGGTGCCGGGAGCGCGGATCCCGGCGGTGGCGGGGGTGACCGGCTGCGTGGTGCTGACGGGGGTGGTGTGGGTCTGGGCGGCGCGGCCCGCGGAGACGGGCACGCTGCGCGTGGCGGTCGTACAGCCGGGACCGGTGCCGGACGGCCCGGACAGTGCGGAGCGGCGGTTCGATCTCGGTGAGCGGCTGACCCGGCCGCTGGCCGGGCAGCGGGTCGACCTGGTGGTGTGGGGCGAGAGCAGCGTCGGCGCGGACCTGACGGCCCGCCCGGACCTGGCCCGGCGGCTGGCCGCGCTGTCGGCGGAGGTGGGGGCTCCGCTGCTGGTGAACGTGGACGCGCGGCGGGCGGACCGCCCCGGGATCCAGAAGAGCGCGGTGCTCGTGGGACCTCAGGGGCTCACCGGCGACCGGTACGACAAGATGCGGCTCGTCCCCTTCGGCGAGTACGTGCCGGCCCGTGCGCTGTTCGGCTGGGCCACCTCGGTCGGCCGGGCGGCGGGCGAGGACCGCGTGCGCGGCGACACCCCGGTGGTCATGGACCTGCCCGGGCGGGCGGACGGGCCCGCCGGCGTCCGCGTCGGCCCACTGGTCTGCTTCGAGTCGGCCTTCCCCGACATGAGCCGGCGCCTGACCCGCGACGGGGCCTCCCTGCTCGTCGCCCAGTCGGCGACCTCCTCGTTCCAGGAGAGCTGGGCCCCGGCCCAGCACGCCTCCCTCGCCGCGCTGCGGGCCGCCGAGAACGGCCGGCCGATGGTGCACGCCACCCTGACGGGCATCAGTGTGGTGAACGGCCCGTCCGGCGCGCGGATCGGCGCCGCCCTGCCCACCTCCGCGAGCACGGCGGCGGTGTACGAGGTCCCGCTCGCCCGGGGCACGACCCCCTATGTCCGCTTCGGTGACTGGCCGGTGGCCGCCTCCCTCGCCGCCCTCGCGGTGTACTGCGCGGTGGCGGGCGGCCGGTCGCTCAGGAGGCCTGCTCCAGAGCCGAGCCCACCACCTTCTCGCACAGCTCGTGGGTGA
- a CDS encoding Gfo/Idh/MocA family protein: MKVGCIGLGDIAQKAYLPVLTTRPGIELHLQTRNPDTLERVGATHHVPAARRHTDLDALLAEGLDAAFVHAATVAHPEIVTRLLEAGVPTYVDKPLAYGIAQSRQLVERAEELGVGLAVGFNRRFAPGYAQCADHARELIVMQKNRVGLPEDPRTLVLDDFIHVVDTLRFLLPGEADHFDVRAVVREGLMHQVVLQLSGAGFTALGIMNRLSGSTEEILEVSGRDTKRQVVNLAEVIDHKGQPTVRRRGDWVPVARQRGIEQIVDHFLDAVAAGTTLSARDALLTHELCEKVVGSALEQAS; the protein is encoded by the coding sequence GTGAAGGTCGGCTGCATCGGACTCGGCGACATCGCGCAGAAGGCGTACCTGCCCGTCCTCACCACCCGCCCGGGCATCGAGCTGCACCTGCAGACCCGTAACCCCGACACCCTGGAGCGGGTCGGCGCGACCCACCACGTCCCGGCCGCCCGCCGGCACACCGATCTCGACGCCCTGCTCGCCGAGGGGCTCGACGCGGCCTTCGTGCACGCCGCGACCGTGGCTCACCCCGAGATCGTCACACGGCTTCTGGAGGCCGGCGTGCCGACGTACGTGGACAAGCCGCTCGCCTACGGGATCGCGCAGTCGCGGCAGTTGGTGGAAAGGGCCGAGGAGCTCGGGGTCGGCCTCGCCGTCGGCTTCAACCGCCGCTTCGCGCCCGGCTACGCGCAGTGCGCCGACCACGCCCGCGAGCTGATCGTCATGCAGAAGAACCGGGTCGGGCTGCCCGAGGACCCGCGGACCCTGGTCCTGGACGACTTCATCCACGTCGTCGACACCCTGCGGTTCCTGCTTCCCGGCGAGGCCGACCACTTCGACGTCCGGGCGGTGGTGCGCGAGGGGCTGATGCACCAGGTGGTGCTCCAGCTGTCCGGTGCGGGCTTCACCGCCCTCGGCATCATGAACCGCCTGTCAGGCTCCACCGAGGAGATCCTGGAGGTCTCCGGCCGCGACACCAAGCGGCAGGTCGTCAACCTCGCCGAGGTCATCGACCACAAGGGCCAGCCGACCGTGCGGCGCCGCGGGGACTGGGTCCCGGTCGCCCGCCAGCGCGGCATCGAGCAGATCGTCGACCACTTCCTGGACGCCGTCGCGGCGGGCACCACGCTCAGCGCCCGCGACGCGCTGCTCACCCACGAGCTGTGCGAGAAGGTGGTGGGCTCGGCTCTGGAGCAGGCCTCCTGA
- a CDS encoding nuclear transport factor 2 family protein: MTQRVDLATVMDRLAIDEVVSGYAVAVDDGDWAAYRALFTAGGRADYSSAGGIEGSVAEVADWLAQTMTLFPVRQHLIVNRLIRLEDLGGSPGDSAEVGADFLNPMRLAGPDSDAALTSPNFVAAGRYTFALARTRDGWRLTRVTVHEKWRHISV; this comes from the coding sequence ATGACTCAGCGTGTGGATCTCGCGACGGTAATGGACCGGCTGGCGATCGACGAGGTGGTCTCGGGCTATGCGGTGGCTGTCGACGACGGTGACTGGGCCGCCTACCGGGCCCTGTTCACCGCCGGCGGGAGGGCCGACTACAGCTCGGCGGGCGGGATCGAGGGGTCGGTCGCGGAGGTCGCGGACTGGCTGGCGCAGACCATGACGCTCTTCCCGGTGCGCCAGCACCTGATCGTCAACCGGCTGATCCGCCTCGAGGACCTGGGCGGGTCGCCCGGCGACAGCGCCGAGGTGGGGGCGGACTTCCTCAATCCGATGCGGCTGGCGGGTCCGGACTCCGACGCCGCGCTCACCTCGCCCAACTTCGTCGCCGCCGGGCGCTACACCTTCGCACTGGCGCGCACCCGCGACGGCTGGCGGCTCACGCGCGTCACCGTGCACGAGAAGTGGCGGCACATCTCGGTGTGA
- a CDS encoding DinB family protein, translating to MTTSSGSHRNEPATTADEREMLDGWLDYHRATLVWKCEGLQDEQLRRTPLAPSELSLLGLVRHMAEVERYWFREIILGEDLPELYCTGDDPDGDFHFTEKATWAEAEQVWQTEVELARQAVAGRSLDLVSEAGSHHRGEVFSLRWVYTHMIEEYARHNGHADLVREQIDGATGD from the coding sequence ATGACCACCAGTTCTGGATCACATCGCAACGAACCCGCCACCACCGCCGACGAACGGGAGATGCTGGACGGCTGGCTCGACTACCACCGCGCCACCCTCGTATGGAAGTGCGAGGGGCTCCAGGACGAACAGCTGCGCCGCACCCCGCTCGCGCCCTCCGAGTTGAGCCTCCTCGGCCTCGTACGGCACATGGCGGAGGTGGAGCGCTACTGGTTCAGGGAGATCATCCTGGGCGAGGACCTCCCCGAGCTGTACTGCACGGGCGACGACCCGGACGGCGATTTCCACTTCACCGAGAAGGCCACCTGGGCCGAGGCCGAGCAGGTCTGGCAGACCGAGGTCGAACTGGCGCGCCAGGCCGTCGCGGGCCGTTCGCTGGACCTGGTGTCCGAGGCGGGAAGCCACCACCGCGGCGAGGTGTTCAGCCTGCGCTGGGTGTACACCCACATGATCGAGGAGTACGCGCGTCACAACGGTCACGCCGACCTGGTGCGCGAGCAGATAGACGGTGCCACCGGCGACTAG